A genomic window from Methylorubrum extorquens includes:
- a CDS encoding zinc-binding metallopeptidase family protein: MKLFRCQSCDNVLYFENRSCGRCGHRLAYLPQLGRISALEPAGDNNAWTPLAAPDRPSFFCTNAAHDTCNWMVPPGTTDAFCLACRHNGTVPDVNDPVNLERWREMEHAKHRLFYTLLRWNLPLKTRAEDPEHGLIFNFLADSPDSSGPKVMTGHENGIITIALVEADPAEREKRRTAMGEPYRTLLGHFRHEVGHHYWDILVRDAGKLEPCRAVFGDDSQDYGAALQRHYDQGPPPNWQETFVSAYATTHPWEDFAETWAHYLHIVDTLEMASAFGLQVKPKADVEGELATRVDFDPYAAETVEQIIDAWLPFVFAMNSVSRAMGEGDLYPFVLGPAVVTKLGFIHNLVHGRV; encoded by the coding sequence ATGAAACTCTTTCGCTGCCAGTCCTGCGACAACGTCCTCTATTTCGAAAACCGCTCCTGCGGGCGCTGCGGCCATCGGCTTGCCTACCTGCCGCAGCTCGGTCGCATCTCGGCGCTCGAGCCGGCGGGCGACAATAACGCGTGGACGCCGCTCGCTGCGCCGGATCGCCCGAGCTTCTTCTGCACCAACGCCGCGCACGACACCTGCAACTGGATGGTGCCGCCGGGGACGACCGACGCCTTCTGCCTCGCCTGCCGCCATAACGGCACCGTGCCGGATGTGAACGACCCGGTGAATCTCGAGCGCTGGCGCGAGATGGAGCATGCCAAGCACCGGCTGTTCTACACCCTGCTGCGCTGGAACCTGCCGCTGAAGACCCGCGCCGAGGATCCCGAGCACGGATTGATCTTCAACTTCCTAGCCGACTCGCCGGATTCGAGCGGCCCCAAGGTGATGACCGGCCACGAGAACGGCATCATCACCATCGCCCTGGTCGAAGCCGACCCGGCCGAGCGCGAGAAACGCCGCACAGCGATGGGTGAACCCTACCGGACGCTGCTGGGCCATTTCCGCCACGAGGTCGGCCACCATTACTGGGACATCCTCGTGCGTGACGCCGGCAAGCTGGAGCCGTGCCGGGCGGTGTTCGGTGACGACTCGCAGGATTACGGCGCCGCTCTCCAGCGCCACTACGATCAGGGGCCGCCGCCGAACTGGCAGGAGACTTTCGTCTCGGCTTACGCCACCACCCATCCGTGGGAAGACTTCGCCGAGACCTGGGCGCACTACCTGCACATCGTCGATACGCTGGAGATGGCGAGCGCCTTCGGCCTGCAGGTGAAGCCCAAGGCCGATGTCGAGGGCGAACTCGCCACACGGGTTGATTTCGACCCCTACGCAGCCGAGACGGTGGAGCAGATCATCGATGCGTGGCTGCCCTTCGTCTTCGCGATGAACAGCGTCAGCCGCGCCATGGGCGAGGGCGACCTCTACCCCTTCGTACTCGGCCCGGCCGTGGTGACGAAGCTCGGCTTCATCCACAACCTCGTGCACGGCCGTGTCTAG
- a CDS encoding YqgE/AlgH family protein, which yields MQTPDPSLNDSAYLDGQFLVAMPGIGDERFARSVIYLCAHSADGAMGIIVNKPVADLSMPDLLIQLDIASEADAIRLRERVGHMPVLMGGPVDAKRGFVLHTADFHIDQSTLQIDEGVCLTATVEILRAIADGRGPSNAVLALGYAGWQAGQLENEILANGWLNCPADPELIFDPGLGTKYDQVLKAIGIDPAMLSAEAGRA from the coding sequence ATGCAGACGCCCGATCCCTCGCTCAATGACTCGGCCTATCTCGACGGCCAGTTCCTCGTGGCCATGCCGGGGATCGGCGACGAGCGCTTCGCGCGCTCGGTGATCTATCTCTGCGCCCATTCGGCGGACGGCGCGATGGGCATCATCGTCAACAAGCCGGTCGCGGATCTGAGCATGCCGGATCTCCTGATCCAGCTCGACATCGCCAGCGAGGCCGATGCGATCCGCCTGCGCGAGCGAGTTGGCCACATGCCGGTGCTGATGGGCGGCCCGGTCGATGCCAAGCGCGGCTTCGTACTCCACACTGCAGACTTCCACATCGACCAATCGACGCTGCAGATCGACGAGGGCGTGTGCCTCACGGCCACGGTCGAGATCCTGCGCGCCATCGCCGACGGGCGCGGACCCTCGAACGCCGTGCTGGCGCTCGGCTATGCCGGCTGGCAAGCGGGCCAGCTTGAGAACGAGATTTTGGCCAATGGCTGGCTGAACTGCCCGGCCGATCCCGAACTGATCTTCGATCCGGGGCTGGGCACCAAGTACGATCAGGTTCTCAAGGCGATCGGCATCGATCCCGCCATGCTCTCGGCGGAAGCCGGACGGGCCTGA
- a CDS encoding peroxiredoxin: MTIQVGDHLPQATFRVNGPDGPQAKTTDDVFKGRRVVLVGVPGAFTPACHRNHLPGFVAKREEILARGIDAIAVTSVNDIFVLNAWQQQSGAEGIEFLADGNAEFSKAIGLEMDGSGFGLGPRSQRYAMLVDDGVVRILNVEDTPSKAEVSGAEALLKVL, from the coding sequence ATGACGATTCAGGTTGGCGATCACCTGCCGCAGGCCACCTTCCGGGTGAACGGGCCGGACGGTCCGCAGGCCAAGACGACCGACGACGTGTTCAAGGGGCGCCGCGTCGTGCTGGTCGGCGTGCCGGGCGCCTTCACCCCGGCCTGCCACCGCAACCACCTGCCGGGCTTCGTCGCCAAGCGCGAAGAGATCCTAGCTCGCGGCATCGATGCGATCGCCGTGACCTCGGTCAACGACATCTTCGTGCTCAACGCGTGGCAGCAGCAGAGCGGCGCCGAGGGTATCGAGTTCCTGGCCGACGGCAATGCCGAGTTCTCGAAGGCGATCGGCCTGGAGATGGATGGCTCTGGCTTCGGCCTCGGCCCGCGCTCCCAGCGCTACGCGATGCTGGTTGATGACGGCGTGGTGCGGATTCTCAACGTCGAGGACACCCCGTCCAAGGCCGAGGTCTCGGGCGCCGAAGCGCTGCTGAAGGTGCTCTGA
- the thrB gene encoding homoserine kinase, giving the protein MAVYTDVSDEALRAFLNEYELGDLLSYKGIAEGVENSNFFLHTSTGNYILTLYEKRVNAADLPFFINLMGHLARAGLACPQPVRNRAGTALGHLCGRPAAIVTFLEGVSLSRPNAEHCRALGAALAGLHAAGRDFPMVRENNLSVEAWRPLFKQAEGQADTVAPGLAARTRADLDWLEASWPQGLPRGVIHADLFTDNVFFIGDALSGLIDFYFACTDAFAYDLAISLNAWCFDPDGTFHRDKAGAMIAGYDAVRALEPAEIAALPILARGAAMRFMLTRLVDWLNVPPGALVQPKDPLEYDRRLAFHRTATDARDYGWQN; this is encoded by the coding sequence GTGGCGGTCTACACCGACGTATCCGACGAGGCGCTGCGCGCCTTCCTCAACGAGTACGAACTCGGCGATTTGCTCTCCTACAAGGGCATCGCGGAAGGCGTCGAGAACTCGAACTTCTTCCTGCATACGAGCACGGGCAACTACATCCTCACCCTCTACGAGAAGCGGGTGAACGCGGCGGATCTGCCGTTCTTCATCAACCTGATGGGCCATCTCGCGCGGGCCGGCCTCGCCTGCCCGCAGCCGGTGCGCAACCGCGCCGGCACCGCCCTTGGGCATCTCTGCGGCCGGCCGGCGGCGATCGTCACCTTCCTCGAAGGCGTGTCGTTGAGCCGCCCGAACGCCGAGCATTGCCGGGCGCTCGGCGCCGCTTTGGCCGGGCTCCACGCCGCAGGCCGCGACTTTCCGATGGTGCGTGAGAACAATCTGTCGGTGGAGGCATGGCGCCCGCTCTTCAAGCAGGCGGAAGGGCAGGCCGATACCGTGGCGCCCGGCCTCGCGGCCCGCACCCGTGCCGACCTCGATTGGCTCGAAGCCTCGTGGCCTCAGGGCCTGCCGCGTGGCGTCATCCACGCCGACCTCTTCACCGACAACGTCTTCTTCATCGGCGATGCCCTCTCGGGCCTGATCGACTTCTACTTCGCCTGCACCGACGCCTTCGCCTACGATCTGGCGATCAGCCTCAACGCGTGGTGTTTTGACCCCGACGGCACCTTCCACCGCGACAAGGCAGGCGCGATGATTGCGGGCTACGATGCGGTGCGGGCGCTGGAACCGGCGGAGATTGCGGCGCTGCCGATCCTGGCGCGGGGCGCGGCCATGCGGTTCATGCTGACCCGTCTCGTGGACTGGCTCAATGTGCCGCCCGGCGCCCTGGTGCAGCCCAAGGACCCGCTGGAATACGACCGCCGGCTCGCCTTCCACCGCACCGCGACCGATGCGCGGGACTACGGCTGGCAGAATTAA